The nucleotide sequence TCTCGATGAAGTGCAGGCGGCGATCCTGATCCATCAGGAACTCGACTGTGCCTGCATTCTGATATCCGACCGCACTCAAAGTTTTGCTGAGCACGTCGCCAATCTGCCCGCGCAATTCGGGAGTGACTCGCACGGAGGGTGACTCTTCCAGCAATTTCTGGTGACGTCGCTGGATTGAACATTCGCGCTCGCCGAGACTCACCACGTTACCGTGTTCGTCCGCGAGTACCTGAAATTCGATGTGACGCGGATTCTCAACGTATTTTTCCATGTAGAGGTCGCCATTGCCGAAGGCTTTCGACGCTTCGGATTGCGCCTGCTGGTAAAGAGTGGGGAGGTCGTCTTCCTTGCGGACGATGCGCATGCCGCGTCCGCCACCGCCGGCCGAGGCTTTGATGATGACGGGGTATCCGACTTGCCGCGCCCACTCGATGGCTTCTTCTACCGAACCGATTACGCCGTCGGAACCGGGGAGGATGGGTACGCCATGCTTTTTCATGGCGGCGCGAGCCTTTTCTTTTTCGCCCATCAGGCGAATCACGTCCGGAGGAGGACCGATGAACTTGATGTGGCAGGTCTCGCACACTTCGGCGAAGTTGGCGTTCTCGGAAAGCAGTCCGTAGCCGGGATGGATTGCATCAACGTTCGCAATCTCAGCGGCGCTGATCACGGCTGGAATATTCAGATAACTTTGCGCAAGCTGCGGCGGGCCGATACAAATCGCTTCGTCGGCAAAACGGACGTGCAGCGAGTTGCGATCCGCCTCGCTATAGATTGCGACTGCGCGGATCCCGAGTTCCTTGCACGCGCAGATGACGCGCAGGGCAATCTCACCGCGATTGGCTACCAAGATCTTCTTGAACATTCGTAGAAAGCTCTAAGGTG is from Acidobacteriota bacterium and encodes:
- the accC gene encoding acetyl-CoA carboxylase biotin carboxylase subunit, whose product is MFKKILVANRGEIALRVICACKELGIRAVAIYSEADRNSLHVRFADEAICIGPPQLAQSYLNIPAVISAAEIANVDAIHPGYGLLSENANFAEVCETCHIKFIGPPPDVIRLMGEKEKARAAMKKHGVPILPGSDGVIGSVEEAIEWARQVGYPVIIKASAGGGGRGMRIVRKEDDLPTLYQQAQSEASKAFGNGDLYMEKYVENPRHIEFQVLADEHGNVVSLGERECSIQRRHQKLLEESPSVRVTPELRGQIGDVLSKTLSAVGYQNAGTVEFLMDQDRRLHFIEMNTRIQVEHPVTEMVTDVDLVKSQLMIAAGAKLSEVLQGPIVHRGHAIECRINAEHPEKFTPSAGKITTFNPPGGTGVRIDTAAYSEGTIPPYYDSLIAKLIVRGKDRSEAISRMSRALEMFIVEGIHTTIPLHRRILADPDFRAGNFDTGFIERFLAKKAEKAV